A genomic window from Trueperella bialowiezensis includes:
- a CDS encoding SNF2-related protein, with protein sequence MQYKPHDYQRTAITFLYTHPAAVLLLDMGLGKTVITLTALQGLLSSCLSRRVLVVAPKRVAQSTWPQEISKWDHLADLTYTVLAGSPAQRAQQAGTQTHIHIINRELLPWLVTHHGKDWPYDTVVIDELSSFKNAQSKRGRALSRVRPHIKRIIGLTGTPTPNGLLDLFGQYKIIDPTIFGTRITAYREKYFQPTKYVYGRPVDWQPIEGAEQQIHDKIRPVTLSMSAADHLSMPDLFTVNHRVVMPAKAAAFYSRLKRDLVADLDGDTIDALNAASLAGKLLQLANGALYTSENEWTEVHNAKLDGLEDLLEAANGQPLLVAYWYQHDLERIQQRFPQARLLDAAEDFQAWNEGAVPLGLIHPASAGHGLNLQQGGHLLVWYSLTWSLELYQQTNARLYRQGQTRPVTITHLVTQDTIDQRVLNVLNNKNNVQAALIDAVKTELNNQ encoded by the coding sequence ATGCAATACAAGCCTCATGACTACCAACGCACCGCGATCACATTCCTCTACACCCACCCGGCTGCTGTGCTCCTACTCGACATGGGCTTAGGTAAAACCGTCATCACGCTGACTGCTTTGCAGGGCTTGCTCTCATCCTGCTTGTCTCGCCGGGTGCTCGTCGTCGCTCCGAAACGAGTCGCCCAATCCACATGGCCACAAGAAATCAGCAAGTGGGATCACCTCGCCGACCTCACCTACACCGTCTTAGCAGGCAGCCCCGCCCAACGCGCACAACAAGCCGGCACGCAAACTCACATTCACATCATTAATCGTGAACTCCTACCTTGGCTCGTCACCCACCACGGTAAAGACTGGCCATACGACACGGTCGTCATCGACGAGCTCTCCAGTTTTAAGAACGCCCAATCCAAACGCGGCCGAGCCCTCTCCCGCGTCCGCCCACACATCAAACGGATCATCGGCCTAACTGGCACACCCACGCCCAACGGACTCTTAGACTTGTTCGGTCAATATAAGATCATCGACCCTACGATTTTCGGCACAAGGATCACCGCCTACCGCGAAAAATATTTTCAGCCCACCAAATACGTGTACGGCCGCCCAGTCGACTGGCAACCCATTGAGGGAGCCGAACAACAAATCCATGACAAGATCCGGCCCGTCACCCTGTCCATGTCTGCTGCCGATCACCTGTCCATGCCTGACCTGTTCACCGTCAACCACCGGGTGGTCATGCCTGCTAAGGCTGCGGCGTTCTATAGTCGGCTTAAGCGTGACCTGGTCGCCGACCTCGACGGCGACACTATTGACGCGCTCAACGCGGCATCCCTTGCCGGCAAGTTGCTGCAGCTCGCTAACGGCGCTCTTTACACGTCAGAAAACGAGTGGACCGAGGTTCACAACGCGAAGCTTGACGGGCTCGAAGACCTACTCGAGGCAGCCAACGGACAACCCCTGCTCGTCGCTTATTGGTATCAACACGACCTCGAACGCATCCAACAACGCTTCCCACAGGCTCGGCTGCTGGATGCGGCCGAGGATTTCCAAGCATGGAACGAGGGTGCGGTGCCGCTTGGCCTGATTCACCCCGCGTCCGCTGGGCACGGACTCAACCTCCAGCAAGGCGGACACCTACTCGTCTGGTACTCACTCACCTGGAGCCTTGAGTTGTATCAGCAGACGAACGCCCGCCTGTACCGGCAAGGTCAAACCCGACCTGTCACTATCACCCACCTTGTCACCCAGGACACGATCGATCAACGAGTCCTCAACGTACTCAACAACAAAAACAACGTTCAAGCAGCGTTGATTGATGCTGTGAAGACCGAACTCAACAACCAATGA
- a CDS encoding PDDEXK family nuclease — protein sequence MREKTLEQHLTKTVQAQGGLCWKLVSPGTAGVPDRLIILPGNKIGFIELKTTGQKPRPIQQHRLNQLHALGATALTIDHPNQIQEALNAIQAS from the coding sequence ATGCGTGAAAAAACACTCGAACAACACCTCACCAAAACCGTCCAAGCCCAAGGCGGACTCTGCTGGAAACTCGTATCCCCCGGCACGGCCGGAGTCCCAGACCGCCTCATCATCCTCCCCGGAAACAAGATCGGCTTCATCGAACTCAAAACCACCGGCCAAAAACCACGCCCAATCCAACAACACCGACTCAACCAACTCCACGCCCTCGGAGCCACCGCCCTCACCATCGACCACCCCAACCAAATCCAGGAGGCACTCAATGCAATACAAGCCTCATGA
- a CDS encoding phage/plasmid primase, P4 family, translating into MTSPIHDRALHLHSYGLAILPIHAHHPERGDKRPAINWKQLQTQHLTTAQVDQWFHSGDYGIAVAMGATSNGLMMIELEGNAASHLAELTQLAQDSGLEHLWRRLFGWWETTPSGGHHWYIYVPDNTHGNRKLARTADGKVLAETRENGGYSVVAPLDGAKFHHSGKGAWTVLQGGPETAGTFTVDELDDVLAVFRTLDQTPQREPARPRPVSALSEVDPHAGISPGDAFEAAHTWEDILTPHGWTPVAQRGSETYWRRPGKKHGISASTGRAADRDRLYAWTTSTMFEAEVPYTKFGAYALLEHGGDHSAAAKHLHGKGYGRQAEHVRDTTGLDAWITRKTTETQTETQTDTHTETETDSVAAPDAAPQPAATTPTTPPTLTIVEPDVYTRTDDGNALRFTDTYKHEFKYIEERNTWAHWDGSKWDIEGGNAAAIEAARTLARNLPTDDKADETHRRRSLSANAIRNMLSLARNTKGIYSHITQFDADPYTLNTPKGTINLHTGQHTPPDPAILCLRSTTVEPNWQQPTPRWNQFIDEIFMGDTHLVTYIQRFLGQAIIGETKEQLLPFFYGTGANGKTTLLNVVQHILGIGQTGYSTTSPAEILTVANRHPTEIAALSGVRLAVISELEEGQRIAEAKAKELTGGDNITARFMGRDFFTFKPTHTLAVLTNNTLETRGGGSPALWRRMRLIPFLYTVPKRDRDPYLEQALMDEAPGILAWLIQGTLDYLNDGLREPESVRIATSEYEADQNTVRQFVSEVCTIHEVNQDLFQVPVPRVRAAYERWCEANGYDPVNAIAFGRRMRKEGLDVKVSNSIRFYVGLSLPDDALEGALND; encoded by the coding sequence ATGACCAGCCCGATCCACGACCGCGCACTACACTTACACTCCTACGGGCTCGCCATCCTCCCCATCCACGCCCACCACCCAGAACGCGGCGACAAACGCCCCGCTATCAACTGGAAACAACTCCAAACCCAGCACTTAACCACTGCTCAAGTCGACCAATGGTTCCACAGTGGTGACTACGGGATCGCCGTCGCTATGGGCGCCACGTCCAACGGGCTCATGATGATCGAACTCGAAGGCAACGCAGCATCTCATCTTGCCGAACTAACCCAGCTTGCTCAAGACTCCGGGCTCGAACACCTATGGCGGCGCTTGTTTGGTTGGTGGGAAACCACGCCGTCTGGCGGCCACCACTGGTACATCTACGTCCCAGACAACACGCATGGTAACCGGAAGCTCGCCCGCACCGCTGACGGCAAAGTGTTGGCTGAGACGCGCGAGAACGGCGGCTACAGCGTCGTCGCACCCCTCGACGGAGCCAAGTTCCATCATTCTGGGAAAGGCGCCTGGACGGTCTTACAGGGTGGTCCAGAGACCGCTGGGACGTTCACGGTCGACGAGCTCGACGACGTCCTGGCCGTGTTTCGTACGCTCGACCAGACCCCACAACGCGAACCAGCCCGGCCAAGGCCTGTGAGCGCGCTGTCTGAGGTTGATCCGCACGCCGGGATTAGCCCCGGCGACGCCTTTGAAGCTGCACACACGTGGGAAGACATCCTCACCCCACACGGATGGACACCAGTCGCTCAACGCGGCAGCGAGACCTACTGGCGGCGTCCTGGCAAGAAGCATGGGATCAGCGCGTCGACCGGCCGCGCAGCCGACCGCGACCGACTCTATGCCTGGACCACAAGCACCATGTTCGAGGCTGAGGTGCCCTATACGAAATTCGGCGCCTACGCGCTGTTAGAGCATGGTGGTGACCACTCGGCAGCGGCTAAACACCTGCACGGTAAGGGTTATGGGCGGCAGGCTGAGCACGTGCGGGACACGACCGGGTTGGATGCGTGGATCACCCGCAAAACCACAGAAACCCAGACTGAGACTCAGACTGACACTCACACTGAGACTGAGACTGACAGTGTCGCTGCGCCTGATGCTGCACCTCAACCCGCAGCCACGACACCCACGACGCCGCCCACGCTCACCATCGTCGAGCCAGACGTGTACACGCGTACCGACGACGGCAACGCCCTCCGCTTCACCGACACCTACAAACACGAATTCAAATACATCGAAGAACGCAACACGTGGGCACACTGGGACGGATCCAAATGGGACATCGAAGGCGGCAACGCAGCCGCCATCGAAGCAGCACGCACCCTCGCCCGCAACCTCCCCACCGACGACAAAGCCGACGAAACCCACCGCCGCCGCTCCCTATCCGCCAACGCCATCCGCAACATGTTATCGCTTGCCCGCAACACCAAAGGAATCTACTCCCACATCACCCAATTCGACGCAGACCCCTACACGTTAAACACACCCAAAGGAACCATCAACCTCCACACAGGCCAACACACACCACCAGATCCTGCGATCCTCTGCCTACGCTCCACCACCGTCGAACCCAACTGGCAACAACCAACCCCCAGGTGGAACCAGTTCATTGATGAGATCTTCATGGGCGACACCCACCTCGTCACCTACATCCAACGCTTCCTCGGCCAAGCCATCATCGGCGAAACCAAAGAACAACTCCTACCCTTCTTCTACGGAACCGGAGCCAACGGCAAAACCACGCTACTTAATGTGGTCCAGCATATTCTCGGCATCGGCCAAACCGGCTACTCAACCACAAGCCCTGCCGAAATCCTCACAGTCGCAAACCGGCACCCCACCGAAATCGCCGCCCTATCCGGCGTCCGCCTAGCCGTCATCTCCGAACTCGAAGAAGGCCAACGCATTGCTGAAGCCAAAGCCAAAGAACTCACCGGCGGCGACAACATCACCGCAAGGTTCATGGGACGCGACTTCTTCACCTTCAAGCCGACTCATACGCTAGCCGTCCTCACCAACAACACGTTAGAGACCCGTGGCGGCGGCAGCCCAGCGTTGTGGAGACGCATGCGACTCATCCCATTCCTGTACACAGTCCCTAAACGCGACCGCGACCCCTACCTAGAACAAGCACTCATGGACGAAGCCCCCGGCATCCTCGCCTGGCTCATCCAAGGCACCCTCGACTACCTCAACGACGGACTACGCGAACCAGAATCCGTCCGAATAGCCACCTCCGAATACGAAGCCGACCAAAACACAGTCCGCCAGTTCGTATCGGAAGTGTGCACGATCCATGAGGTTAATCAGGATTTGTTTCAGGTGCCGGTGCCGAGGGTGCGTGCTGCTTATGAGCGGTGGTGTGAAGCCAACGGATACGACCCGGTTAATGCGATCGCGTTCGGTCGTCGCATGCGCAAAGAAGGACTCGACGTCAAAGTCTCGAACAGCATCCGCTTCTACGTTGGTTTGTCGTTGCCTGACGACGCCTTGGAAGGAGCGCTAAATGACTGA
- a CDS encoding WhiB family transcriptional regulator yields the protein MSINADLHPHAPRLERDHWINRAVCTQTDPEIFFPQYKGDTYVEARQICSTCPVVQECQQYADRAEKFQTGTLHGMYGGETPDERAARRRKTRERKTPQ from the coding sequence ATGAGCATCAACGCCGACCTACACCCACACGCGCCCCGGCTAGAGCGTGACCACTGGATCAACCGGGCCGTGTGCACGCAAACAGACCCAGAAATTTTCTTCCCCCAATACAAAGGCGACACCTATGTTGAAGCCCGCCAAATCTGCAGCACCTGCCCCGTAGTCCAAGAGTGCCAACAGTATGCGGACCGTGCCGAAAAATTCCAAACCGGGACGCTGCATGGCATGTATGGCGGAGAAACCCCCGACGAACGGGCAGCCCGCCGCCGAAAAACCCGAGAAAGGAAAACCCCGCAATGA
- a CDS encoding helix-turn-helix domain-containing protein — protein MRTRTSTTRWLSPRQVADTLNIPVNRIYEAVARKEIPHKKIGRLIRIPANYLEVGDQR, from the coding sequence ATGCGAACCCGCACGTCAACCACCCGCTGGCTGTCCCCACGCCAGGTCGCCGACACGCTCAACATCCCCGTCAACCGCATCTACGAAGCCGTAGCACGCAAAGAAATCCCACACAAGAAAATCGGCCGCCTCATCCGCATCCCAGCCAACTACCTAGAGGTGGGAGACCAACGATGA
- a CDS encoding ParB N-terminal domain-containing protein: MRTHPYADKYPMLPDDELAELAESIRANGLRQPIVTDREGRILDGRNRYRACELAGVQPDYVVYDGEDLAEYVIDCNTSRRHMSTGARAMATALVLAEDGRRRNGRWTRGSIDITGSGNSSQWRQRLTEAGVVLDYTPHLANNIITGTLALDAAYREANQAKQSAEAAKIAARNQARAQREAEQAEAERQTRLLNELTEAAATQFLAYIDSGEMTIPTAHAAWTEATRKQREEQQQLDHSYRTTMRAIHTALTTFQGGADYATTIYTKVYPHEHRLMDPHEHLTIPLINTAIDYLTRLKEHLQ; this comes from the coding sequence ATGAGGACCCACCCGTACGCAGACAAATACCCAATGCTCCCAGACGACGAACTAGCCGAGCTGGCTGAGTCGATCCGCGCGAACGGACTACGCCAACCCATCGTCACCGACCGCGAAGGACGCATCCTCGACGGACGCAACCGCTACCGGGCGTGCGAACTGGCAGGCGTCCAACCAGACTACGTCGTCTACGACGGCGAGGACCTAGCCGAGTACGTGATCGACTGCAACACGTCACGCAGGCACATGTCGACCGGTGCTAGGGCAATGGCCACCGCGCTCGTGCTGGCTGAGGATGGGCGTCGTCGTAACGGACGTTGGACACGCGGATCAATCGATATTACCGGATCCGGTAATAGCAGCCAGTGGCGTCAACGCCTCACCGAGGCTGGTGTGGTTCTCGACTACACACCCCACCTCGCCAACAACATCATCACCGGCACACTCGCCCTCGACGCCGCCTACCGCGAAGCCAACCAAGCCAAACAATCCGCCGAAGCTGCGAAAATCGCGGCACGCAACCAAGCCCGCGCCCAACGCGAAGCCGAACAAGCCGAAGCCGAACGCCAAACCCGCCTCCTCAACGAGCTCACGGAAGCAGCGGCCACCCAGTTCTTGGCCTACATCGACTCAGGTGAAATGACCATCCCCACCGCCCACGCCGCTTGGACCGAGGCAACCCGCAAACAACGCGAAGAACAACAACAACTCGACCACTCCTACCGCACCACCATGCGAGCCATCCACACCGCCCTAACCACCTTCCAAGGAGGAGCCGACTACGCAACCACCATCTACACCAAGGTCTACCCCCACGAACACCGACTCATGGACCCCCACGAACACCTAACCATCCCACTCATCAACACCGCTATCGACTACCTAACCCGCTTAAAGGAGCACCTACAATGA
- a CDS encoding helix-turn-helix transcriptional regulator: MKRYNWRFSVKLISPEALKQFLRFRGMSYAELASRVGCSKSLIGHLASGRNTHTGVDVAKGIAKTLDVPVDALFCRRCLLFDQAPIMGGGRCRHEDPPVRRQIPNAPRRRTSRAG, encoded by the coding sequence ATGAAGAGATACAACTGGAGGTTCTCAGTGAAACTCATATCGCCTGAAGCGCTAAAGCAGTTCCTGCGCTTCCGAGGGATGAGCTACGCGGAACTCGCTTCCCGCGTAGGCTGCTCAAAGTCCCTGATCGGACACCTCGCCTCCGGCCGAAATACTCACACTGGCGTCGACGTCGCAAAGGGAATCGCCAAAACCCTCGACGTCCCCGTCGACGCTCTTTTTTGCCGGAGGTGTCTACTGTTCGACCAAGCGCCAATCATGGGCGGCGGGAGGTGTCGGCATGAGGACCCACCCGTACGCAGACAAATACCCAATGCTCCCAGACGACGAACTAGCCGAGCTGGCTGA
- a CDS encoding helix-turn-helix domain-containing protein, translating into MSSTFPEPWKTLADRVGITSYGQLAERSGLSRPTVYSAVSGRSARPQLKTLAGLAEAFRISTEELLDILGRPAREEVEEYRPPEEAALLTRREREAVDEIIRLLIKARQQNTTNDVDAYLTEADAKRTLFEAHEWDMAARHKNENSGQ; encoded by the coding sequence ATGAGTAGCACATTCCCAGAACCGTGGAAGACCCTGGCAGACAGAGTAGGCATTACCTCCTACGGGCAGCTGGCTGAAAGGTCGGGGCTTTCTCGGCCGACTGTTTACTCTGCGGTTTCTGGGCGCAGCGCGCGGCCGCAGCTCAAGACTCTTGCGGGGCTCGCAGAGGCGTTTCGCATCTCGACTGAAGAGCTTTTGGATATTCTGGGCCGTCCAGCCCGAGAGGAAGTTGAGGAGTATAGGCCTCCGGAAGAGGCTGCGCTGCTTACTAGGCGTGAGCGTGAGGCTGTTGATGAAATCATCCGCCTCCTCATCAAAGCCCGCCAACAAAACACCACCAATGATGTTGACGCCTACCTCACCGAAGCCGACGCCAAACGCACCCTATTCGAAGCCCACGAGTGGGATATGGCAGCACGCCACAAAAACGAGAACAGCGGACAGTAA
- a CDS encoding ImmA/IrrE family metallo-endopeptidase — protein sequence MSIDELVAACAAIGVHVVFLPVGVAGGYVHDIRLIVVDSGLPAVEQRAVLAHEYVHALHGHDGVQDETVESSVDREAAQLLISPVEYAAAERLFGVNVVAIADELGVPMWVVAAYREWLAERGVCGLVHTHEFSPPLDWCCLVD from the coding sequence GTGAGTATTGATGAACTAGTGGCTGCCTGTGCTGCCATTGGTGTGCATGTGGTGTTTTTACCTGTCGGCGTGGCTGGCGGCTACGTGCACGACATCAGGTTGATCGTGGTTGATTCTGGCCTGCCAGCAGTGGAGCAGCGGGCCGTGTTGGCCCATGAGTATGTGCACGCGTTGCACGGCCACGACGGCGTCCAAGATGAGACTGTGGAATCCTCGGTGGATCGTGAGGCCGCCCAGCTGTTGATCTCGCCTGTGGAGTATGCGGCTGCCGAGCGGCTGTTTGGGGTGAATGTGGTGGCGATTGCTGATGAGTTGGGCGTACCAATGTGGGTGGTGGCGGCTTATCGAGAGTGGTTGGCTGAGCGTGGTGTTTGTGGTCTAGTCCACACCCATGAGTTTAGTCCACCACTTGACTGGTGTTGTCTGGTGGACTAA
- a CDS encoding helix-turn-helix transcriptional regulator translates to MTTHYLSLHGFAARIGIAYSTIRNYQRQKRLPAPDAIIGEGNATTHGWLPETVDHWQANRPGRGARTDLKNRS, encoded by the coding sequence ATGACCACCCACTACCTATCCCTGCACGGCTTCGCAGCGCGAATAGGAATCGCCTACTCGACCATTCGAAACTATCAACGCCAAAAGCGCTTACCCGCACCCGATGCGATCATCGGCGAAGGCAACGCCACCACCCACGGCTGGCTACCCGAAACCGTCGACCACTGGCAAGCCAACAGGCCAGGACGCGGAGCCAGAACAGACCTCAAAAACAGGAGCTAA
- a CDS encoding DUF7675 family protein, which produces MKSNQFIAEEDNILGARIWDVTEIDEDGNSPRGVHLVTFDKKTVLNLFADYPHNFSAEQIEIVKKERPFWADFFKGRSGA; this is translated from the coding sequence ATGAAAAGTAACCAGTTCATAGCTGAGGAAGATAATATTCTCGGTGCTCGCATATGGGATGTGACCGAGATTGACGAAGATGGTAACTCGCCACGAGGTGTTCACCTCGTGACGTTTGATAAGAAAACAGTTCTCAATCTATTCGCTGATTACCCGCATAATTTCAGTGCTGAGCAAATCGAAATCGTTAAGAAAGAGCGCCCGTTTTGGGCTGACTTTTTCAAAGGACGATCAGGTGCATAA
- a CDS encoding type II toxin-antitoxin system HicA family toxin — MTKPMKRRDAIKLLKKAGFTSRQGKGDHEIWRNGSVTVTITQSRELSPKVTRDLLNAIERSSK, encoded by the coding sequence GTGACGAAGCCAATGAAACGCAGAGACGCGATCAAACTCCTCAAGAAAGCAGGGTTCACATCGCGCCAAGGCAAAGGCGACCACGAAATCTGGCGCAACGGTTCCGTCACAGTCACAATCACCCAATCCCGCGAGCTGTCACCAAAGGTCACACGTGACCTACTCAACGCCATCGAAAGGAGCAGCAAATGA
- a CDS encoding antitoxin HicB yields the protein MTTINVTASRWSGGWELEISPTDHTQVRHLSNARQQVIDYLDTMYDDVDHTGWTINIIPDIGELAESLTQARAATEAAAKAQEQAAAQTRATVRSLLDAGYTQADTAALMGVSRARISQLAKA from the coding sequence ATGACCACCATTAATGTCACCGCATCGCGCTGGAGCGGCGGCTGGGAACTCGAAATCAGCCCCACCGATCACACCCAAGTCCGCCACCTGTCCAACGCACGCCAACAAGTCATCGATTACCTCGACACCATGTACGACGACGTCGACCACACCGGCTGGACCATCAACATCATTCCCGACATTGGAGAACTGGCCGAGAGCCTGACCCAAGCACGCGCCGCCACCGAAGCAGCCGCCAAAGCCCAAGAACAAGCCGCAGCCCAAACCCGTGCCACAGTCCGCTCCCTGCTCGATGCTGGATACACCCAAGCAGACACGGCAGCACTCATGGGCGTCTCCCGTGCCCGCATCTCCCAACTCGCCAAGGCATAA
- a CDS encoding SLC13 family permease — protein sequence MSTPELQMDSYVSQGQLDDSDETIMPPGRPWIRHLGGLTLGLVLAVVVYFIFPKELSADLVAQLAEKDIEADGHKIALTAAVAVLMGAWWMTEAIPLAATALVPVTVFPIMGIMTYSEVGSSYASSTIFLFMGGFFLALAMQRWNFHRRLALRIVLAVGTKPSRLVLGFMVATGFLSMWVSNTATAVMMLPIGISVLATIGQVDDAGGQKKLSNFGTALMLGIAYAASIASLSTLIGTPPNTLLRGYLQDNHDITLNFGLWMVFATPLAWLFLLIAWQLLIRLYKPEVNEIPGGRELIRGELDKMGPMTAQEKIVATIFVLAALSWIIIPTVWPDGPIGDTTIAMILAMVLFITPAKPSEGVAILDWETAKDIPWDVLLLFGGGLALSAAFGKTGLSNWIGEKAGALEGLPVIVIIAAVAGIVLLLTEMTSNTATAAAFLPIIGAVAIGMGVDVQLLVIPVALAATCAFMLPVATPPNAIAYGSGYITIGQMVKAGAWLNVIGVVLITFWTVVFGPLVLGIQL from the coding sequence ATGAGTACTCCCGAACTCCAGATGGATTCATACGTATCGCAAGGTCAGCTAGATGACTCTGACGAAACAATTATGCCCCCTGGCCGGCCGTGGATCCGCCACCTTGGCGGTCTTACGCTAGGCCTCGTGCTCGCCGTCGTCGTCTACTTCATTTTCCCGAAGGAACTTTCCGCCGACCTCGTCGCGCAACTTGCCGAAAAAGACATCGAAGCTGACGGCCACAAGATCGCGCTCACGGCCGCCGTCGCTGTCCTCATGGGCGCGTGGTGGATGACGGAAGCCATCCCGCTTGCGGCAACCGCGCTCGTGCCGGTCACAGTGTTCCCGATTATGGGAATTATGACGTACTCCGAGGTCGGCAGCTCGTACGCCTCCTCCACAATCTTCCTGTTCATGGGCGGATTCTTCCTGGCGCTCGCCATGCAGCGCTGGAACTTCCACCGCCGGCTCGCGCTACGAATCGTGCTGGCCGTTGGTACGAAGCCGTCGCGTCTCGTGCTCGGGTTCATGGTCGCTACCGGCTTCCTGTCGATGTGGGTGTCGAACACGGCGACGGCCGTCATGATGCTCCCCATCGGCATCTCGGTGCTGGCCACCATCGGGCAGGTGGACGACGCCGGCGGGCAAAAGAAGCTTTCCAACTTCGGTACCGCGCTCATGCTGGGTATTGCGTACGCGGCGTCGATCGCGTCGCTGTCCACGCTCATCGGCACTCCGCCGAATACGCTTTTGCGCGGCTACCTGCAGGATAACCACGACATCACGTTGAACTTTGGCTTGTGGATGGTATTTGCGACGCCGTTGGCTTGGCTTTTCCTTCTGATCGCCTGGCAGCTACTCATTCGGCTTTACAAGCCTGAAGTGAATGAGATTCCTGGTGGGCGGGAGCTCATCAGGGGCGAGCTGGACAAGATGGGCCCGATGACTGCGCAGGAGAAGATCGTGGCAACGATCTTCGTTCTTGCAGCGCTGTCGTGGATTATCATCCCGACCGTGTGGCCGGACGGGCCGATTGGCGACACGACTATCGCCATGATCCTCGCCATGGTCCTGTTCATCACTCCCGCTAAGCCTTCTGAGGGCGTGGCGATCCTCGACTGGGAGACCGCAAAGGATATTCCGTGGGACGTTCTGCTCCTGTTCGGTGGCGGCCTGGCGCTGTCTGCCGCTTTCGGTAAGACGGGCCTGTCGAACTGGATTGGCGAAAAGGCTGGAGCCCTAGAGGGTCTGCCGGTGATCGTGATCATCGCCGCCGTGGCCGGAATCGTGCTGCTCCTGACAGAAATGACATCGAACACCGCTACCGCCGCAGCGTTCCTGCCGATCATCGGCGCAGTGGCGATTGGCATGGGCGTGGACGTGCAACTGCTGGTCATCCCGGTGGCGCTCGCCGCAACCTGTGCGTTCATGCTTCCCGTGGCCACACCGCCAAACGCGATCGCGTACGGGTCTGGGTACATTACCATTGGACAAATGGTCAAAGCCGGTGCGTGGCTGAACGTTATCGGCGTCGTACTCATCACCTTCTGGACTGTCGTGTTCGGACCACTCGTACTCGGGATTCAACTCTGA
- a CDS encoding helix-turn-helix domain-containing protein has product MDIFDQLGVDVNDVGVTNSIDMYSQLREVTQELVKIRKERNLRQQDVADELMISRQAVAKIEDPNNNPKISTLIGYALAVGARINISVTKDQYALFD; this is encoded by the coding sequence ATGGATATTTTTGATCAGCTTGGTGTTGATGTCAACGATGTTGGTGTAACGAATTCGATTGACATGTATTCACAGTTGCGAGAGGTTACGCAAGAACTCGTAAAGATCCGCAAAGAGCGGAACCTCCGCCAGCAGGACGTGGCAGACGAATTGATGATTAGTCGCCAGGCCGTTGCCAAAATCGAGGACCCTAATAATAACCCGAAGATTTCAACTCTCATTGGTTATGCGCTTGCTGTTGGGGCGCGGATAAACATTTCCGTCACTAAAGATCAGTACGCTCTTTTTGACTAG